ATCTTGAACATCTTTCGTTCCCCATTTCGCTAAATTTGTAACATGTTCTTCTGTAATTACGCGTCCGTCTACTTGACGAAGTACAGATTCAAGTAAAACTTTAACGGAATATGGTAATTGAGATACGTTGCCAACCCCTGCGTTTTCAAGCGCTTTCAATTGATAATAATGATACGTCTTTCCATCTAGTTCAAAAGTTGCACGTGATTGAAATGGATTATGTTTGAACATTATGTTTCCCCCCTGTTAAACGTAACTAAGTTGTCTGAATATAAAATGTAGACAAACTTTTCAATACCTTACGATAATATTTTATTACAACTTTCTAAATAAGTAAATAATAAGAAACTTATGGATTATCATAAGTTTTCTTTATCTTTCTAAATTTGAATAGTGTCCATGCTCTTTATTAATACTATCACTATAAAGTAAATCACTCTTTCAGCGTTTTACTTTACGTTCATATATGCTATGAACAACTCATAGTTCGTCTATAAAAAACATTATAGAGGTGAGAAAAATGGGTAAACGAAAAGCCAATCATATTATTTCAGGAATGAATGCTGCATCCGCACAAGGACAAGGAACTGGTTATAACGAAGAGTTCGCAAACGAACCTTTAACACCAGCAGAGCGACAAAATAATAAGAAACGAAAAAAGAATCAGTAACGAAAAATCCCAAAAGGTATACCTTTTGGGATTTTCTCTAATGTTTATAACGTAACAACTCCGAAACTGTTACAAATCGATAACCCTGCTTTTTCAGCTCAGGTAAAATTTTTGCTAATGCCGCCACTGTTTGACTACGATCACTTCCTCCATCGTGCAACAGTACAATATCTCCACTTTTAGCATTTTTCACAACATGATTTACAATGGATTCAGTACCTGGATTCGCCCAATCACGAGGATCTTGATGCCATGACCATAGAACAATTTGATACCCAGCTTTTTTTGCCGTAGTAAATACAGCATCATTAATATATCCACCTGGGGGACGAAACAATAAAGGTTCTTTCGCCCATTTTTCAAAATATTTCTTTCCATTTAAAATATCATTTTCTAATTTTTCATCTGATGAATTGCTCGCATACAAATGATTCATCGTATGATTTCCAATTTCATGTCCTTCTTTCAACACTTGCTTTACTAAATATGGATTACGCTGAACTCGAAATCCAATCATAAAAA
This Bacillus mycoides DNA region includes the following protein-coding sequences:
- the pdaB gene encoding polysaccharide deacetylase family sporulation protein PdaB encodes the protein MQKQKIILLIFSLICAVHIFQVDKVEAKMLLRKELEPTGYVTWEVPNNEKVIAITFDDGPDPTYTPQILDLLHQYKAEATFFMIGFRVQRNPYLVKQVLKEGHEIGNHTMNHLYASNSSDEKLENDILNGKKYFEKWAKEPLLFRPPGGYINDAVFTTAKKAGYQIVLWSWHQDPRDWANPGTESIVNHVVKNAKSGDIVLLHDGGSDRSQTVAALAKILPELKKQGYRFVTVSELLRYKH
- the sspO gene encoding small acid-soluble spore protein O, which codes for MGKRKANHIISGMNAASAQGQGTGYNEEFANEPLTPAERQNNKKRKKNQ